The Raphanus sativus cultivar WK10039 chromosome 6, ASM80110v3, whole genome shotgun sequence sequence TACATAATAAAGAGAAAGCAGACAAAATATCTTGTACCTTCAAGAGTCCATCGGAAAACAGCCTCTCCGTAAGTGTTCTATCAGATCGTAACATCCCAGCATGATGAATACCGAAACCAGCTTCAAAAAATTTGACAAGATCCTTATTTCTGGACTTGATGACTTCTTTCTGAGATACAGTTAGAACAAATCTGAGAAATTAGTAGCaacaatgaattttaaaaagatgATGTATAGTTCACTTATTTACCTTTCTTATGTGAAATTGAGGATGAGTCTCATTCGTGAACAAATCCAGAGTTTCATTTTCCCGAGCAAGATCAATCTACACGAAAATACTGAAGTTAAGTAAGTCTAAATCTGGATTTTGAAATCCGTTGAGAAATCATATTTGCAGCGAAATCATCCACACGTATTTTCAGGTGTACTCGATATTTTAAGATATCAGGTAACACAGAAATGCATGAATTTTGGAAGAGAACGGGTATAGAGAAGCAGTAAAATATGTAGAATATCATGTACCAATTTCTCAGCTGTTTTTGAAGTGTCTTTCCGGGAATGAACAAAAATCATTGCTTGATGACCTTGTCTAACTGAATCAGCAACCTAACATGAAAGCATTACCGTGTAGATAAGTGACTGTCCATATTAACATAGAAACGGAAGACGCTTTAATCAAGAAAGAGACCTTTTTGTAGCATATCTCATTTAACAATGCATTTTTGGCAGCAAAGTTATGCTCGGTGATGCCTATATACTGCTGAGCTAAGGGAACTGGGCGATAGCTCGAATCAAAATAGAAAAGGCCAGTGTCTGCGTTCACTCGTAGAAACTGAGCAACCTGAAATCCACCCCGCAAAAaggtttaaatataaaatataaattgagcGACTCTAATTTCCTGCGACCAACGAGAAAATAGGGAGTAACACAGTGTAGTGCATAACAACATCGTGACCGATAGATATTGGAACAGACCTGTAGGTAGCTAGGTAAAGTGGCTGACAGGCCTACAATTCTTATCATTGTCTGCGTTGACTCAACCTGGTACAGAACAAAAATTAAACAGATTTTACCGTGATGCCCAAATAGAGGAGTACAACTTCAAGAATTGCTTTAACAAAACCATTATTCACGGCAAGattatttatagaatttaaCTCAACAACGGAAAAGTTATGATCAAAATAAGACGTTACCTGACGGAGGGTCCGAGCAACTAATGCCTCTATCACTGCACCTCTATCATCATTCAGAAGATGCACTTCGTCAATAATCAAGAGTTTTACTAGCATTGACAATGACATGTCGCTGCTTTTGCGAGTAATGACATCCCATTTTTCTGGTGTTGTCACGATCATCTAATTCACAATCAATATTAACAGGTACATATCAGTTCCTGCATGTCTCCGCAGGAAACTTAAGTATATCTCATAAGCTTAAGTAAAACCTGAGTTTCTTCAAGTTCGCTCTTGGTGAGTTGCATATCCCCTGTAAGCTCCTTCACAACCATATTTAATGGAGCGAGACGACGATTAAAAGCTGATGTGACCTCTGCCGCTAACGCCtatgaagaacaaaaaaaaagtaaataaaacttTTGACGACAAAACTCATCCGTTAGATTATGTTAACATGATTCTACCTTCATAGGAGCTACATAAACAATCTTAAACTCGTTTTTGTGCAAGAAGCCGTCCCTGAAGTGCTGTTTAATCTGCAAGTCAATTTCATACATATTTGAGTAAAGCATGAAACATTTTAGCGTGAATGCGTGATTAAAATATATCGACTTCTTTTACAGAACAACATACAcacatttaaaagaaaaaaaaatattcactcTCTTCGTAAATAAAATCTCAAAGTGTTTTCAGCATGTCTGTGATAGTATCAGGTTCGGACAAACAAAATTAACCAAGTAAATAGTACTTACCTCATGTAAGACAGAGATCATAGCAATATTTGTTTTTCCAGCTCCTGTTGGAGCACAGACCTGCAACGTACATAATATACTTATGCTTGAGAAGGTAACTCGCATTGTCGCTCGATATGGACAACTTTTTTACATATGACTCACCAATATATTCTCATTGGTGTTGTAAACTGTCTGAAATATTCGACTCTGAATACGGTTTAAAGTTTTGTACCCATGAAAAGCAGCTTGAGCGAAGTCATCCAATTCCTTTATCTCGATCTGGCAACATGCAAGAATTTAGAGTACGAGTGCACGCAAATTCACAGAAAATGCTACAATAGGATctaaattagataatttattaatatgtttacgCAGATTCACAGAAAATGCTACAATAGGATctaaattagaaaatttattaatatgtttgaAGAACACTTGAGTTAACTTTCTGGCATGCAAGAATTGTCATCTATCTTCTAGATATGGATGAGACGTACCAGCTTCTCGCCTGGTTTCAATTGTGCGGTAGGGGTTGGCGGGATAAAGACTTCCTCATATCCTTTTAAGTGCTTCCTTACAGTACCTTGTGGGAGAGCAAAGGAAAGAGAATTGGTTTCTCCAGACCCGATCAGGTCGTCAAACCCACTATTCTTTTCACTTGCTTCTAGTAAATGAGAAAAATTGGCCTCCGATATTTCACTCTCTAAACCAAGCTCGGCACTgcgtttgtttttcttttcctccTTACGCCGAAGTTTTTCAATTTGCTTTGAGGATTCTGTTTGAACAGTAACCTGAAAGGTGGCAGCGGGTTACTGTggctagagaaaaaaaattgacacaGCATTATATGGAAGGCCTCACTCAATGGCACTACCTGTGTGCCATATGTAGGCATCCGGGTTTGGGTGTTTGAAGCTGTTTTGTCAGACTTGAGAATCATCTGACCATGATGGATAGCATCAACAATCTCCTTCCGATGCTGAAAACGGAATCAACAAGTCAGCCATCATTCTGATTTCTAAGAAACTAGAAAGCAGAAAACAACTTCACTATATACCTAAGTAACAACCTTTTTACTATACCTACGCACAAACCCATACATATTCACGGAATGACTTTAATTCAAGCGAGAACATTCAGCAATGATATTAGAATCTGATTCAGTTAAACACCATAAAAGCCGGCTTGCAAGAACATAGATTAAGCTAGTACGTAACTTTAACTAATAGCTAAAAGATAAAGATTACAACTCAAATGTAACAGCAACCCTTGAGAAATGCATTTTATACACTAGAATCTAAAACTAATCAGGCAAAAAGTGTCCAATCACAAGTTCAGATAAAAGAGCAATATACACGCCAGGCTTACCATAATAAGGTCTTGAACAGTCTCAAATGCGCCATCCCCAACAAGATCCAACAAATCTCCAGCTATCtgcaggaaaaaaaaagttaaaatccTGTTTACTTCCACTTGCAAGTATATGCTGCAGGACTGGGTATGGTAACTCCAAAAATCTTTCACCACAACAAATATACCTCTTCACCAGGCTTATCCGAATCCAGAAACCTACATATAGCCATAGCTAGTTCATCACGGGAAAGTTGTGAATTGCTATCTCTAACCAACTGTCCGCATGCATCTCTAAGCCAACTTAAATCAAATTTTCCTGCATTTTGGTTCTTTGTCATGTCACTGACATCACTCCACCCTTCAGAAAACGATGCATGAGCTTCACTTCTTTCTTCATCCTCAAATCCTCCCTCGCCAAGAGATTCTTCCACCAGAAAACGACTTGGTAGATTAAAAACAAGGTCGGCACCAAACTCAGCTCCATCATCAACCTCATCCGCATATACTTCAGACTCATGAGCAGGCTGTATCGAGTAGAGGGCCAGAGCAAAGGAGGCCACGTTCTTTAAATTAGCATCTGAGACACCATGCCCAACAACATTTTCCAACTCCAAcctgttaaacaaaaaaaaaataaacattttgcAATCTCCACATATGTTGCCTCTGCTTCAGGAGCACTTACTTCTTCTCAGTAACGCTCTTAACACTAAAACCACTCTCTTCCTCCTCATCCACTGGCTTGCCAAACAGACGATACGCTGTAAAAGCAACCTCACGGAACTCCTCTGATGGAACTTCCCGATCTATCAACTCCACTACAGCTCCAATAAACTGCTTGTATGCTTGCCTCACTTCTGGAGAAGCTGTTACACACCAATTCCAATCAACATACACCTCATATTCCATTTTAGATCATATAAAAGTATCTTAAATCACCTCCTTCCCATTGATGAACTATCCTCCTAGCAAGATCAGATTCATCAAGGCGGCGACTCCCAGAGCTGAAATTTGACAACGAAACATCGTCATCACATGAGTGAAACCTAATCGATCCTACTGAAACCCTAATAAACGATTGAATTCCAAAATCGAAGCGAAATCTCAGGAACTCGGGGAGGGAGAAAGCTGACCTGCGAGGCTTGTTGAGAGTTTGGAGTATAGTTTTGCGGCGGAGGTAGGCTTGATCGATGTCGAGTGGGTCTCTTAGAGAGCTTGTCAAGCGAGGAAGCTGAGCTAACATGATTAAAACGCTGTAATCTGCGTCGTTTAGGCTTCTTCTGTGGGAATCTTATTCACCACCTCTCTGGTTTAACTCTCCTGGGAAGAAGGAAGGCGATCGCTCTCCCTTAAACGGCGTCGCTTCAATACTTGACGAACAGTTGTTGCTAGGACTTGTATACCGACCCGCTAAAATACGGGTCCACTGAAACGACGGCGTTTGTCGTTGTTTTTTTccaacattttaatatattagacatAAAGCCCATCATGCTAGTTACAAAGGTTGCTGCTAACAGGCCCAAAATTAGTCCAACGCGaaaagattttctttttttatagatattttataatttaacatGTGATGGACCAATAATAAATTATTCCTTTTTTAGTTGGTATAGGGATTTAGGTTGGTGAGAATAGCCCGTTAGAGTTTGAATTCTGAACCATTTATTGcaaatagttaattaattaataatgtcaatttaaatatttacatggACTGTAATATAGTCACAGTTTTTgagtttgaatttttaaattagaaTTTGTTTTTTGGACATTCGTGTGGAACACCACAGCCTGCAACACAAATTTGGCTTTTTCAATAAACAATAAACATGGActgtcttttatttatttatatctaccaaaaattaataatagaatGTCTCTTTAATTTAAATCTCAAACCATACGTACCAAAAAAAAGTCTACACGAGCTAAGTTCTTTAATGATGCAAAAAAGCACTCAAAAGGGTTTTGAGAAGAGACAAAGGAGGGTACACACCACACCactctctctcttgtgttctctccactttctcttcttcttgctctctagagatctctctatctctatctcCACACTGTGACATTTTCTCTGAACGCATCTATGGCTGCTCTGGTTCTCTCACTTCTCCTTCTAGTTCTAGCCATGGCTGACCATTCTAGTAAGAACTTTCTACTCTTCCTTCTAAGATTCTTACCATTAGTCTTGTCTCTTTCTCTTCACTGTCCTAGTCTCAAGCCTTTTGGCTCTGGTCTGAAAAAGGGTTCTTGTAACAGTCAAGAGTTTTACTGTTCTTCAGTGTTTTTTACTAGattaaaaatcaacatttttatatttattgttataagtatttcatatttatttctcTTGGCATCTAGGTTTTTCCTTGGTTGGTTTTTCCTCTggataatgaaaaaaaaaatcaagatttgTCCTCTGTTCTTGATGGAGTCTAATGGTATCTTGAATCAGTGACTAAGTGTTGCTTCTCTGTCTTTTTTTGGGTCTATGTAGGTGCCTCATGGTGTGTGTGCAAAGGCCTGAGTGATAATGTGTTACAGAAGACCATAGACTATGCTTGTGGAAATGGAGCAGACTGTAACCCCATTCACCCAAAAGCACCTTGCTTTAACCCTGACAATGTTAGGTCTCACTGCAACTATGCAGTCAACAGCTTCTTCCAAAAGAAGCGTCAAGCTTCAGGCACTTGTGATTTCAGTGGCACTGCCACTCCTACTAACTCCGATCCAAGTTAGTACTCTCAACCATACCATCATCATTTGATTTCATTCATCTTCTCGTTATACAATGCTACATTTGATTGATTGATGGTTACAGAAAGTTGAAAGCTTTATGTTTTTTGTTACAATGTGACAAAGACTAATTCCTAGTTACAATTTTGTGGATACTTATCAGtttattaacatattatttgtttgttgaacctttttttttcttctacagGTTATTCAGGATGTACCTTCCCTACTAGTGCCAGGTATGCTTATGATTCAAATGGCTATATCTAGAATTTGAAAGAAACATTTGCATTTCATGGGACCAAAACCAAGAATTTGAGCAGCttgttttctatttatattaGTGGTAAAGAGAAAAAGTTGATTTTGGGTCCCAAGTTTgcaactttttttatttttctttctttcttttgatgtGAAAGGGATAGCATCATTCAAAATCTAGTGTGAACGGTCCGTCACTTTTTTTTCGCGACTCTTTTTACATGACAATGTTCAAAACTGAGCCTAAAAGTACTCAAGTTCTTTAGTTCTTTAATGAAACTTTAGATCATATATGTAATCAATTCAATTGCTTTATTGGTTACAGTTTTGAACGCATGATCAGTGTTCTTGACTGATATGACCCTTCAGTTATTAGAGACTGAGACACATCTTTTTATGACACTATATAACATGAATTTGCTTTGAAGTTTCATGAAGGTCTGGTTGTAAAGTCATCAAAGTGGTTGTTTCATGTCTGATATTCTCTTTAATGTTAACTTGGTCCTGTTTGCGATTCTAGTGGCTCTGGAGGCAGCACAACAGTGACACCTGGGACAACCAATCCAAAAGGCAGCTCAAGCACCACCACACTTCCTGGTGGCAACAGTCCTTATTCAGGAACCTCAACCAATGGAGTTTTTGGGAACAATAGCACAGGAGCCAACGGGACAGGAGTTAACCCGGACTACACGACGGAAAGCAGCGCGTTTGGTCTCAAGAACTCAAGCAAACTGCTCACCTTCCTTGTCTTGATCGCTTCGAGTGGATTCTGTTCTTTCTTGATGCTCTAAGGATGTTCATGTTCCCCTGGTTTTGTTGTTGCAACTTATTGTATTAAGGACATTGGTCTAGCTTAGTTGGTAATCTATCTGTCTGTGTGTTCtgagtctctctctctatgttATGTTCTTGTTGTAAGAAGATTTCAGCTCTTGCTTGTACTCTTACCACGTGATGGTTTCTGGTAGATTTGATCGTAGttaaaaacttatatataaatgtatcTTGTCTCCtggttcttcttttcttttactactagggttggcccgccctacgggccgGTTTGTGTGAGAAATAATTACGTAAATTTATTATCAGTTctactaaatatttcaaaatattaaatttactttaatttaagttgaacttaaattaaagttttgttatttttagtgtatattttgttatttttagtgtggtattttatcttattattaAAAGGAATGAAATACAATTtagttcatatatattttttcctcTAATTCAATGAAACTATTTTCAGTAAGCAAATAGTATATATACAACTACCGCAGttactaaaaatacaattatatatgttgctaataattttttttaattgaatacTTTTAAGGTAGATAAATGACTACTTCTGATTCTACTTTTTGGTTTTAGAAGTTTTTTATGTGTATTTCACTAATAatgaattttttcttttcaatatatattttaataaatatttgatatgtttttatttaaaatagaagAAATTTCTAGGTAAACATGTGTTGATATTGCATAAATTTAGTAAAGCAtagcattttttatttataatttgtgTGTTCATATTTAtggaaattttcttttaaagtattttcaaatttaaaaaaattccaaaaagatAGTATCTAATCTagtaatttagggattatctactatttgaagttctcatttaaattttggactcttttatagttgttgctaaaatatatcatgtctcctatacaatgcaacctactaacttaaattaaaccaaatcttaaccaacatagttTAAAccaatctattaatttagggattatctactatttgaagttctcatttaaattttggactctttcatagttgttgctagaatatatcatgcctcctatacaatgcaatctactaacttaaattaaaccaaatcttaaccaaataGTTAAAGCTAACcagtaatacttttataatatttttggttaatctcttaatataattagatcatataaaactgaaccactcttaaatcaacgagtttcatatcattccagacataagagaaaaaatatccgactcatttacaacataagcatacaaagaccgtgtatgcttatgctcattgatcttccaaaaaccaaataattgtggcatagaccaacatatgctcatgttcgtatcactaactttacttccatatatttactcttcgcctacatcatatcacaacatacacagttatgcaagaacatgattttttttgttcaaacaaccaaataatggtggcatatggtcagtagattttttaaatatgttttttatatattacattttacgagactatgtgtataagttttttttttgaaaaagggcataactatgtgtataagttaaaaggtaaaagatgtgacaaggcaaattattatactaaaaatgaagaagattaaatacaaactaataacaagtacaacacaaattataacactattaaattctatatatatttaataaaatattatatatatatgtctaatatgtatatatatatatatataaatgttacacaaaatatatataatattatatacacatattatatataccatatattattaattgaaatttgacaaatcaatttccgccctttagggcgggtcctaatctagttatGTTCTTAAATCTGAGTGGTCTGAGTATTGGTCGAATTGTAGCATTCAGATATAAGAAAGTTCTTATCTATACTTCTTGACTAAATTCTTATATATACTTGCTCGACACTTTCTTGTTTGTGAAAGTGATATGGAGTCAATGATGATGGAGTGAGTTAGTGACCTTTTCCACTGGTTCTGAAGATTCCCATGGCTCATACGCAGCTTCTAGTATTTGGTTTCTCTCAGCTCCAGATTCTTCATAGAATGTTGATTTAAGCTTCACAAAACTTCTTTTGATTCTCAATGAAATCCAACTACCAATCATCAACGGCCAGCTTCCTATGATGgtttctttctaaaaaaaatctcattccTGTCACTGAATTACTATAACGTAAGGTGCTTTCTGCATTGAATGGACTCGAAACCATGGTCAGATTCACTGGAGTTCTGGAGTTTCTCGTAAGACCATTCTCAAATCTTCTAAAGCTTTTACTTGTTTGTGTTAAATGAAGCTATCGTTGATTTGTGCTTCCGTAAATATTATGAGGTGAGTATTAAAGACGTTGCTGACTAAAATTCATATATGATAGTAGTAATTGTCAATTAAAATAGAGTTCTTGAAGTATATGATCGCCACTCTCATGACATTACACGCAGGGATGTAGTTATCGAAACTTTTGAATTCTGATTATATCATGCATGCCTCACTCTAGTGTAGTTATGAGAAGATACGGCATGGGTTTGTAAGGTTTTAGATTTCAAAATggtaaaaacatattatttgttAAAGTTGGGAATAAAATTATTGATATTATTAGAAGTATAAATTTAATCTcactatattttttaatatagagTTAAAATCTCACTGTATGAATTTGACTTTGTTTaaatcaagaagaaaaaaggcAAAAAACGATTTACCTAATGAACAACTATACTTTATGCACAATCCAAAAACGATTTTGTAGTGAGCAACCATACTTTATACGCAATGAGCAACTATATTTATACACGCACTATGTCTAAAGAGACCATCATATCAGTTTCACGATAGGACTTGCAGATTGCACCAGAAGTTTCAATATTTGCTACTTCTGCATCCTTTTCCACAATATAAAATGCTTCTTCTTTAACCGGAACATATATGCAACATGTTTTGGTATAAACAGCACTCCAAACCATTAACCTGCTTACACCATTGCGAGTTGATCTTAAAACCTACCCACACACAATATGAGACAATATTCAGGAATGAAGGACTAATACCCTTTCTGGTTAGAAAGCATGTAAAGAAGGTTAGTCTGTTTAGTTGCTATGCAGGTGAATTCATTACCTCAAACTGCTCATGGAGACGTTTGTGAACTTTTATTTGTAAGCTTTGAACGTGGGTGATCCAAATGCTCCTGGTAAAGAAAAAGTACCAAAATTAAACATATGAGTAAGTAACCGAATAACCATTTAGTCATTGACAGCTCCAAAGGCCTTTGCCTTGTAATTTTCAAAGCAAAAAACATGAAGATAAAAACTTACCACTGCAACAACAAATCCGATACCATTATCTTTGCGCTCTGCTTTCAACATGTGATGTGTTGCGCTGAGCCTCCTCAAAAAACCTGTAGCATATAACCACCAAGACCGTTGATGCATGATTCTCACTGCAAGACGGACGTTTACGAAGGTGACCTGTTGTTATTGTAGTTTTCAAGCAATTGTTTCATTCAACTACATTATTCATTTCCCAGTAATAATGTTTCTTAGCTGTAGATACATCAGAAGACTGTCGTGGAGTACCTGGTTCTGTAAACTACTTGGGAACGAATTCTCATGTGATTAAGAGGATTGAATTGATGTTCTTTAGGAAGCAAACTTACATATTTATAGAAGTGGAGTCACACCATGGAATGAATGAATGGATTCACTGAATGAGAGATATTgcgacgaaaaaaaaaaaagatattgcgACGATTGAGAAAATGGTGTTAATGTGATTGCGTTAATGACGATGCATGAATCCAGAAGACTATCGTAACGGTGCGGAATTCATTACCGAGTAGAAGAAGTTTGATCGACTAAACAACGACGGCGGTTTCCAACCACTCTCGAGATTAATTGTCCCGATGAAAAAGTCTGCTCTTCATCGACGACGGAGGAACACTTGCC is a genomic window containing:
- the LOC130496027 gene encoding PLASMODESMATA CALLOSE-BINDING PROTEIN 1-like, yielding MAALVLSLLLLVLAMADHSSASWCVCKGLSDNVLQKTIDYACGNGADCNPIHPKAPCFNPDNVRSHCNYAVNSFFQKKRQASGTCDFSGTATPTNSDPSYSGCTFPTSASGSGGSTTVTPGTTNPKGSSSTTTLPGGNSPYSGTSTNGVFGNNSTGANGTGVNPDYTTESSAFGLKNSSKLLTFLVLIASSGFCSFLML
- the LOC130496238 gene encoding uncharacterized protein LOC130496238 translates to MVSDLLLQWSIWITHVQSLQIKVHKRLHEQFEVLRSTRNGVSRLMVWSAVYTKTCCIYVPVKEEAFYIVEKDAEVANIETSGAICKSYRETDMMVSLDIVRV